A DNA window from Takifugu flavidus isolate HTHZ2018 chromosome 15, ASM371156v2, whole genome shotgun sequence contains the following coding sequences:
- the depdc5 gene encoding GATOR complex protein DEPDC5 isoform X11, with protein sequence MEKNCSHEVTVVLFSRTFYNAKTVDEFPEVLRGSIRQDQECRFFEDFYRVVAQNERRDEWMSLLVSIKKLFVKYPLLVRLEETDGGPVGYNSTAAQGNYLEAINLSFNVFDKHYINRNFDRTGQMSVVITPGVGVFEVDRQLMILTKQRMIDNGIGVDLVCMGEQPLHAVPLFKLHNRMMGVDSHVGDDYHLPHWINHSFYTSKSQTSCSSFTPRITVAGLKLTTEKFRFNKDHTLCSPKDTESSLPIQVDYDAHDIQVFRLPGPSRFKRTPNFRLGRDKEIGGRKSLGSLEVTACIGVSPPVRFEGPEEHKSVTSNDSLGSVSNVLLIPRLPSAQYEVSSSLGYTSTREMLEKMESQRDSSAPGRFTVGSAESPRHIRPGCYTPQRALINPFTPSRMPMKLTSNRRRWMHTFPIGPSGEAIQIHHQMRQNMADLQGQQTNPAHGSAELLELVCPEATGRKTLSGQVGETGLYVGGLMEELTANPESNGGLPTHCASLFDDCPLSSADPTLLLFAPLTVPSFCCTVGVDWKSLTTPACLPLTTDYFPDRQTLQNDYTEGCYDLLPHSDLDRREEEATVRTASEVFEEFICQRLMQGYQIIVQTHNRKPQPSVSTPLGSSPLYSRGLVSLRRAEEKENVYWLSMGRTFHKVCLKDKIISVTRYLPKYPCETAQIQYSYSLCPSHSEGQFVSCWVEFGHERLEEYKWNYLDQYICSAGSEDFSLIDSLKFWRTRFLLLPAGGARRMADGEGHWDIYGEAVGTAMGGSGDWVLLDNFIRFLEGLNRIRRRHRSDRIIRQKGTPMKGLQVAGTLPSYSSEHMAPPQGKKGTSALSVLLEMEQKTLDEQQGTKPSTAVADPSGIATNLMYLDSPRKDGGFILEFIRSPHSSNTYHSQLPVEASEVADRGLQPTVAPGAAVQPVGELASCSNTGDTSGNSAVQSLSLSSSPTLMEILEAIKHPMTGVQLLPEQRGLPLNCFFSAEVVHWLINNVEGVTTQGIAVDIMQKMLDEGLVAHASGDMMRTFIYGFYCYRIVGEKDGSNSQPPSTTAGGWPAAALEDFALFQGKWFEVAFVVEEQLHCDLPVFLLPWLPSRPSSYASRHSSFSRSFGGRSQAAALLAATVPEQKMVTLDVDVNNRSDRMEWCSCYYHGNFFLNTAFEIKLHWMAVTAAVLFEMVQGWHRKAASCGFLLIPALEFPFALTSSLYGDPLRAQHFISLNIHCLLKNGSDNLFEGFEPETYWDRMQFFQEAILYRFGFVHDKFSVSTFSFPSENKPQYIHITGTVFLQLPYFKRKHSSGQQRRRRNSTTSNNQGLFGGEECVGYYWAYNTMLTKSWRAGVLGDEKLADRLLRDFSDFCANKDNRLLNFWDSCQEKMNTSTP encoded by the exons ATG GAAAAGAATTGCAGCCATGAGGTGACAGTTGTTCTTTTCTCACGTACATTCTACAATGCCAAAACAGTTG ATGAATTTCCTGAAGTTCTCAGAGGGTCAATTAGGCAGGACCAGGAATGCCGTTTTTTTGAAGACTTTTACAG GGTTGTTGCTCAGAATGAGAGGCGTGATGAGTGGATGTCATTGCTGGTCTCTATAAAGAAGCTTTTTGTTAAGTATCCATTGCTGGTGCGGCTTGAAGAAACAG ATGGTGGCCCGGTTGGTTATAACTCTACTGCAGCTCAAGGAAACTATCTGGAAGCCATTAATCTTTCCTTCAATG TGTTTGACAAGCATTACATCAACCGTAACTTTGACCGCACTGGCCAGATGTCGGTGGTCATCACACCTGGGGTTGGAGTGTTTGAAGTTGACCGCCAGCTCATGATTCTTACCAAACAGCGTATGATTGATAATG GTATCGGGGTGGACTTGGTGTGTATGGGGGAACAGCCTCTACATGCAGTACCATTATTCAAG CTGCACAACAGGATGATGGGTGTGGACTCTCATGTAGGAGATGATTATCACCTTCCTCACTGGATCAACCACAG CTTCTATACCTCCAAAAGTCAAACCTCTTGTAGCTCCTTCACCCCTCGAATCACAGTGGCTGGACTCAAG CTCACTACAGAGAAGTTCAGATTCAACAAGGACCACA CTCTCTGTTCTCCAAAGGACACTGAAAGCAGTCTGCCTATACAGGTGGACTACGATGCCCATGATATCCAGGTGTTCAGATTACCTGGTCCATCACGATTTAAGAGGACTCCTAATTTTAG GTTAGGGCGAGACAAAGAGATAGGTGGAAGAAAAAGTTTGGGCTCCCTGGAAGTGACTGCATGCATAGGGGTATCCCCCCCTGTTCGGTTTGAAGGTCCTGAAGAGCATAAAAGTGTAACATCAAATGATAGTTTAGGCTCCGTGTCCAATGTGCTGCTCATTCCCCGTCTACCTTCAGCCCAGTATGAAGTTAGCAGTTCCTTGGGATACACGAGCACCAGAG AAATGTTAGAGAAGATGGAGTCACAGAGGGACTCCAGTGCACCAGGAAGATTTACAGTGGGGAGTGCTGAGTCCCCAAGGCACATCCGTCCTGGATGCTACACCCCCCAAAGAGCACTCATCAATCCTTTCACCCCATCAAGGATGCCTATGAAGCTAACCTCCAACCGCCGGCGTTGGATGCACACCTTCCCCATAG GTCCCTCTGGAGAGGCAATTCAAATCCATCATCAGATGAGACAGAACATGGCTGACCTGCAAGGCCAACAGACAAATCCTGCACATGGCTCAGCTGAGCTGTTGGAACTCGTCTGTCCTGAGGCCACTGGAAG AAAAACACTCTCAGGACAAGTGGGAGAAACTGGCCTTTATGTTGGGGGATTGATGGAAGAATTGACTGCAAATCCAGAGAGTAATGGTG GACTTCCAACCCACTGTGCCTCCTTATTTGATGACTGTCCCCTCAGCAGTGCTGACCCAA CCCTCCTGCTGTTTGCACCCTTGACAGTGCCCAGCTTTTGTTGTACAGTGGGGGTGGATTGGAAGTCTTTGACGACACCAGCTTGTCTGCCCCTCACCACGGACTATTTTCCAGATCGCCAAACCCTTCAGAATGATTATACTGAAGGCTGCTATGACCTGCTACCACACAGTGACCTGGACAG gCGGGAAGAAGAAGCAACTGTAAGAACAGCTTCCGAAGTGTTTGAGGAGTTTATCTGTCAGAGACTGATGCAGGGGTATCAAATCATTGTTCAGACTCATAACAGGAAGCCTCAGCCATCTGTGTCCACACCTCTTGGCAGCAGCCCTCTTTACTCCAGAG GCTTGGTTTCCCTGCGTCgagcagaagagaaggagaatgTTTATTGGCTCAGCATGGGCCGTACCTTCCATAAAGTTTGCCTCAAAGACAAAATAATCAGTGTAACTCGCTATTTGCCAAA GTACCCGTGTGAGACTGCTCAGATCCAGTACAGTTACAGCCTTTGTCCATCACACTCAGAGGGTCAATTTGTGTCCTGTTGGGTGGAGTTTGGTCATGAACGGCTGGAAGAATACAAGTGGAACTATCTGGACCAGTACATCTGCTCTGCTGGGTCTGAGGACTTTAG TTTGATAGACTCTCTAAAGTTTTGGAGGACTCGGTTCTTGCTTCTGCCTGCTGGGGGAGCAAGGCGAATGGCAGATGGTGAAGGGCACTGGGATATTTATGGAGAGGCAGTGGGTACTGCAATGGGCGGATCTGGGGACTGGGTCTTGCTGGACAACTTCATCCGCTTCCTGGAGGGCCTGAACCGCATTCGTCGCCGACATCGCTCGGACAGGATCATTAGA CAAAAGGGGACACCAATGAAAGGCCTGCAGGTTGCTGGTACTCTCCCTTCTTATTCTTCTGAACACATGGCTCCTCCTCAAGGCAAAAAGGGCACATCTGCATTATCAGTCTTACTGGAGATGGAGCAGAA GACACTGGATGAACAGCAGGGAACAAAGCCCTCAACAGCTGTTGCTGACCCCTCTGGTATTGCAACAAATCTCATGTATCTGGACAGTCCTCGCAAG GATGGTGGCTTCATTTTGGAATTTATTCGTAGCCCTCATTCTTCCAACACCTATCACTCTCAG TTGCCTGTTGAAGCCAGTGAAGTGGCGGACAGAGGACTCCAGCCAACAGTTGCACCTGGAGCAGCAGTCCAGCCTGTAGGAGAGCTTGCATCTTGTAGCAACACAGGAGACACCAG TGGAAATTCTGCAGTGCAGTCGCTTTCTTTGTCATCATCCCCAACACTCATGGAGATCCTGGAGGCTATAAAACATCCAAT GACAGGTGTACAACTCCTTCCAGAGCAAAGAGGCCTGCCTCTCAATTGCTTTTTTAGTGCGGAGGTGGTTCACTGGCTGATTAACAACGTGGAAGGGGTAACGACACAAGGCATAGCTGTAGATATCATGCAG AAAATGTTGGATGAAGGTTTGGTGGCCCATGCTTCTGGAGACATGATGCGTACCTTCATTTATGGATTCTACTGCTACAGGATTGTTGGAGAGAAGGATG gttcAAATTCCCAGCCTCCTTCCACAACAGCAGGGGGctggcctgcagcagctctggaggactTTGCCCTGTTCCAGGGAAAGTGGTTTGAGGTGGCCTTTGTGGTGGAAGAGCAGCTCCATTGCGATCTCCCAGTTTTTCTCCTGCCCTGGCTCCCCAGCAGGCCGTCCTCCTATGCAAGTAGGCATAGCTCATTCAGCCGCAGTTTTGGAGGACGCAGTCAGGCCGCTGCATTGCTAG CTGCCACTGTTCCAGAGCAGAAAATGGTCACTCTGGATGTGGATGTGAACAATCGCAGTGACCGGATGGAGTGGTGCAGCTGTTATTACCATGGCAACTTCTTCCTCAACACTGCCTTTGAGATCAAGCTTCACTGGATGGCTGTCACTGCTGCAGTACTCTTTGAGATG GTTCAGGGCTGGCACAGGAAAGCAGCATCATGTGGCTTCCTCTTGATCCCTGCACTGGAGTTTCCTTTTGCACTAACCTCCTCCCTGTATGGAGATCCCCTCAGAGCCCAGCACTTCATTTCTCTGAACATCCACTGCCTTCTAAAGAATGGCAGTGACAATCTGTTTGAAG GCTTTGAACCAGAGACCTACTGGGATAGGATGCAGTTCTTTCAGGAGGCCATACTTTACAG GTTTGGATTTGTGCATGACAAATTTTCAGTTTCAACCTTTAGTTTCCCTTCGGAGAATAAGCCCCAGTACATCCACATAACAG GTACCGTCTTCTTGCAGCTGCCATACTTCAAGAGGAAGCATTCAAGTGGGCAGCAACGTCGACGCCGGAACTCTACCACTTCTAACAACCAGGGGCTGTTTGGTGGGGAGGAGTGTGTTGGCTACTATTGGGCCTACAACACTATGCTGACCAAGTCCTGGAGGGCAGGCGTGCTCGGGGATGAGAAGCTCGCCGACCGCCTCCTCAGAGACTTCAGCGACTTCTGTGCCAACAAAGACAACAGACTGTTAAACTTCTGGGACAGCTGTCAGGAGAAAATGAACACCAGCACTCCCTGA
- the depdc5 gene encoding GATOR complex protein DEPDC5 isoform X12 gives MSLLVSIKKLFVKYPLLVRLEETDGGPVGYNSTAAQGNYLEAINLSFNVFDKHYINRNFDRTGQMSVVITPGVGVFEVDRQLMILTKQRMIDNGIGVDLVCMGEQPLHAVPLFKLHNRMMGVDSHVGDDYHLPHWINHSFYTSKSQTSCSSFTPRITVAGLKLTTEKFRFNKDHTLCSPKDTESSLPIQVDYDAHDIQVFRLPGPSRFKRTPNFRLGRDKEIGGRKSLGSLEVTACIGVSPPVRFEGPEEHKSVTSNDSLGSVSNVLLIPRLPSAQYEVSSSLGYTSTREMLEKMESQRDSSAPGRFTVGSAESPRHIRPGCYTPQRALINPFTPSRMPMKLTSNRRRWMHTFPIGPSGEAIQIHHQMRQNMADLQGQQTNPAHGSAELLELVCPEATGRKTLSGQVGETGLYVGGLMEELTANPESNGGLPTHCASLFDDCPLSSADPTLLLFAPLTVPSFCCTVGVDWKSLTTPACLPLTTDYFPDRQTLQNDYTEGCYDLLPHSDLDRREEEATVRTASEVFEEFICQRLMQGYQIIVQTHNRKPQPSVSTPLGSSPLYSRGLVSLRRAEEKENVYWLSMGRTFHKVCLKDKIISVTRYLPKYPCETAQIQYSYSLCPSHSEGQFVSCWVEFGHERLEEYKWNYLDQYICSAGSEDFSLIDSLKFWRTRFLLLPAGGARRMADGEGHWDIYGEAVGTAMGGSGDWVLLDNFIRFLEGLNRIRRRHRSDRIIRQKGTPMKGLQVAGTLPSYSSEHMAPPQGKKGTSALSVLLEMEQKTLDEQQGTKPSTAVADPSGIATNLMYLDSPRKDGGFILEFIRSPHSSNTYHSQLPVEASEVADRGLQPTVAPGAAVQPVGELASCSNTGDTSGNSAVQSLSLSSSPTLMEILEAIKHPMTGVQLLPEQRGLPLNCFFSAEVVHWLINNVEGVTTQGIAVDIMQKMLDEGLVAHASGDMMRTFIYGFYCYRIVGEKDGSNSQPPSTTAGGWPAAALEDFALFQGKWFEVAFVVEEQLHCDLPVFLLPWLPSRPSSYASRHSSFSRSFGGRSQAAALLAATVPEQKMVTLDVDVNNRSDRMEWCSCYYHGNFFLNTAFEIKLHWMAVTAAVLFEMVQGWHRKAASCGFLLIPALEFPFALTSSLYGDPLRAQHFISLNIHCLLKNGSDNLFEGFEPETYWDRMQFFQEAILYRFGFVHDKFSVSTFSFPSENKPQYIHITGTVFLQLPYFKRKHSSGQQRRRRNSTTSNNQGLFGGEECVGYYWAYNTMLTKSWRAGVLGDEKLADRLLRDFSDFCANKDNRLLNFWDSCQEKMNTSTP, from the exons ATGTCATTGCTGGTCTCTATAAAGAAGCTTTTTGTTAAGTATCCATTGCTGGTGCGGCTTGAAGAAACAG ATGGTGGCCCGGTTGGTTATAACTCTACTGCAGCTCAAGGAAACTATCTGGAAGCCATTAATCTTTCCTTCAATG TGTTTGACAAGCATTACATCAACCGTAACTTTGACCGCACTGGCCAGATGTCGGTGGTCATCACACCTGGGGTTGGAGTGTTTGAAGTTGACCGCCAGCTCATGATTCTTACCAAACAGCGTATGATTGATAATG GTATCGGGGTGGACTTGGTGTGTATGGGGGAACAGCCTCTACATGCAGTACCATTATTCAAG CTGCACAACAGGATGATGGGTGTGGACTCTCATGTAGGAGATGATTATCACCTTCCTCACTGGATCAACCACAG CTTCTATACCTCCAAAAGTCAAACCTCTTGTAGCTCCTTCACCCCTCGAATCACAGTGGCTGGACTCAAG CTCACTACAGAGAAGTTCAGATTCAACAAGGACCACA CTCTCTGTTCTCCAAAGGACACTGAAAGCAGTCTGCCTATACAGGTGGACTACGATGCCCATGATATCCAGGTGTTCAGATTACCTGGTCCATCACGATTTAAGAGGACTCCTAATTTTAG GTTAGGGCGAGACAAAGAGATAGGTGGAAGAAAAAGTTTGGGCTCCCTGGAAGTGACTGCATGCATAGGGGTATCCCCCCCTGTTCGGTTTGAAGGTCCTGAAGAGCATAAAAGTGTAACATCAAATGATAGTTTAGGCTCCGTGTCCAATGTGCTGCTCATTCCCCGTCTACCTTCAGCCCAGTATGAAGTTAGCAGTTCCTTGGGATACACGAGCACCAGAG AAATGTTAGAGAAGATGGAGTCACAGAGGGACTCCAGTGCACCAGGAAGATTTACAGTGGGGAGTGCTGAGTCCCCAAGGCACATCCGTCCTGGATGCTACACCCCCCAAAGAGCACTCATCAATCCTTTCACCCCATCAAGGATGCCTATGAAGCTAACCTCCAACCGCCGGCGTTGGATGCACACCTTCCCCATAG GTCCCTCTGGAGAGGCAATTCAAATCCATCATCAGATGAGACAGAACATGGCTGACCTGCAAGGCCAACAGACAAATCCTGCACATGGCTCAGCTGAGCTGTTGGAACTCGTCTGTCCTGAGGCCACTGGAAG AAAAACACTCTCAGGACAAGTGGGAGAAACTGGCCTTTATGTTGGGGGATTGATGGAAGAATTGACTGCAAATCCAGAGAGTAATGGTG GACTTCCAACCCACTGTGCCTCCTTATTTGATGACTGTCCCCTCAGCAGTGCTGACCCAA CCCTCCTGCTGTTTGCACCCTTGACAGTGCCCAGCTTTTGTTGTACAGTGGGGGTGGATTGGAAGTCTTTGACGACACCAGCTTGTCTGCCCCTCACCACGGACTATTTTCCAGATCGCCAAACCCTTCAGAATGATTATACTGAAGGCTGCTATGACCTGCTACCACACAGTGACCTGGACAG gCGGGAAGAAGAAGCAACTGTAAGAACAGCTTCCGAAGTGTTTGAGGAGTTTATCTGTCAGAGACTGATGCAGGGGTATCAAATCATTGTTCAGACTCATAACAGGAAGCCTCAGCCATCTGTGTCCACACCTCTTGGCAGCAGCCCTCTTTACTCCAGAG GCTTGGTTTCCCTGCGTCgagcagaagagaaggagaatgTTTATTGGCTCAGCATGGGCCGTACCTTCCATAAAGTTTGCCTCAAAGACAAAATAATCAGTGTAACTCGCTATTTGCCAAA GTACCCGTGTGAGACTGCTCAGATCCAGTACAGTTACAGCCTTTGTCCATCACACTCAGAGGGTCAATTTGTGTCCTGTTGGGTGGAGTTTGGTCATGAACGGCTGGAAGAATACAAGTGGAACTATCTGGACCAGTACATCTGCTCTGCTGGGTCTGAGGACTTTAG TTTGATAGACTCTCTAAAGTTTTGGAGGACTCGGTTCTTGCTTCTGCCTGCTGGGGGAGCAAGGCGAATGGCAGATGGTGAAGGGCACTGGGATATTTATGGAGAGGCAGTGGGTACTGCAATGGGCGGATCTGGGGACTGGGTCTTGCTGGACAACTTCATCCGCTTCCTGGAGGGCCTGAACCGCATTCGTCGCCGACATCGCTCGGACAGGATCATTAGA CAAAAGGGGACACCAATGAAAGGCCTGCAGGTTGCTGGTACTCTCCCTTCTTATTCTTCTGAACACATGGCTCCTCCTCAAGGCAAAAAGGGCACATCTGCATTATCAGTCTTACTGGAGATGGAGCAGAA GACACTGGATGAACAGCAGGGAACAAAGCCCTCAACAGCTGTTGCTGACCCCTCTGGTATTGCAACAAATCTCATGTATCTGGACAGTCCTCGCAAG GATGGTGGCTTCATTTTGGAATTTATTCGTAGCCCTCATTCTTCCAACACCTATCACTCTCAG TTGCCTGTTGAAGCCAGTGAAGTGGCGGACAGAGGACTCCAGCCAACAGTTGCACCTGGAGCAGCAGTCCAGCCTGTAGGAGAGCTTGCATCTTGTAGCAACACAGGAGACACCAG TGGAAATTCTGCAGTGCAGTCGCTTTCTTTGTCATCATCCCCAACACTCATGGAGATCCTGGAGGCTATAAAACATCCAAT GACAGGTGTACAACTCCTTCCAGAGCAAAGAGGCCTGCCTCTCAATTGCTTTTTTAGTGCGGAGGTGGTTCACTGGCTGATTAACAACGTGGAAGGGGTAACGACACAAGGCATAGCTGTAGATATCATGCAG AAAATGTTGGATGAAGGTTTGGTGGCCCATGCTTCTGGAGACATGATGCGTACCTTCATTTATGGATTCTACTGCTACAGGATTGTTGGAGAGAAGGATG gttcAAATTCCCAGCCTCCTTCCACAACAGCAGGGGGctggcctgcagcagctctggaggactTTGCCCTGTTCCAGGGAAAGTGGTTTGAGGTGGCCTTTGTGGTGGAAGAGCAGCTCCATTGCGATCTCCCAGTTTTTCTCCTGCCCTGGCTCCCCAGCAGGCCGTCCTCCTATGCAAGTAGGCATAGCTCATTCAGCCGCAGTTTTGGAGGACGCAGTCAGGCCGCTGCATTGCTAG CTGCCACTGTTCCAGAGCAGAAAATGGTCACTCTGGATGTGGATGTGAACAATCGCAGTGACCGGATGGAGTGGTGCAGCTGTTATTACCATGGCAACTTCTTCCTCAACACTGCCTTTGAGATCAAGCTTCACTGGATGGCTGTCACTGCTGCAGTACTCTTTGAGATG GTTCAGGGCTGGCACAGGAAAGCAGCATCATGTGGCTTCCTCTTGATCCCTGCACTGGAGTTTCCTTTTGCACTAACCTCCTCCCTGTATGGAGATCCCCTCAGAGCCCAGCACTTCATTTCTCTGAACATCCACTGCCTTCTAAAGAATGGCAGTGACAATCTGTTTGAAG GCTTTGAACCAGAGACCTACTGGGATAGGATGCAGTTCTTTCAGGAGGCCATACTTTACAG GTTTGGATTTGTGCATGACAAATTTTCAGTTTCAACCTTTAGTTTCCCTTCGGAGAATAAGCCCCAGTACATCCACATAACAG GTACCGTCTTCTTGCAGCTGCCATACTTCAAGAGGAAGCATTCAAGTGGGCAGCAACGTCGACGCCGGAACTCTACCACTTCTAACAACCAGGGGCTGTTTGGTGGGGAGGAGTGTGTTGGCTACTATTGGGCCTACAACACTATGCTGACCAAGTCCTGGAGGGCAGGCGTGCTCGGGGATGAGAAGCTCGCCGACCGCCTCCTCAGAGACTTCAGCGACTTCTGTGCCAACAAAGACAACAGACTGTTAAACTTCTGGGACAGCTGTCAGGAGAAAATGAACACCAGCACTCCCTGA